One Amycolatopsis sp. NBC_00355 genomic window carries:
- a CDS encoding DUF262 domain-containing protein — translation MAGTKIQAAEHTVGDIFTDDYHFTIPLYQRPYAWTTDQAGEMFDDLLAASRAKDSLTEADPYFLGSIVLVKAEKQALAEVVDGQQRLTTLTVLLSVLRDCVSPPYAASLESRIFQKGDPIKQTADQPRLSLRDQDQGFFEKYVQEREGNALLASLVDVRPDSRARLVENALQLKARLSELEMVERERLVSFIDQHTYLVVVSTADFESAYRIFSVLNERGLDLTHTDILKAEIIGRIAEVDQDAYTTKWAHEEDDLGRNDFGDLFSHIRMVYAKTKARESILKEFRASVLQRVPDGKKFIDDVLVPYSDAFEAVTRASYAGGPDADAINRLLGWLKQLDNTDWIPPAISYFSRPTADSAELLRFLIDLERLAASMLVRRVDITRRIERYGRVLDWMEKERDLYADESPLQLSNDERAATVERLNAEIYTVTRIRQYVLLRLDSALSDGGKSYEHSPLISVEHVLPQSPAADSTWTTEFTPRERLYWVHRLANLVLLSRRKNSQAGNLEFEVKKTKYFEKTSWPPFVLTGQVLDSPEWTPAVLERRQEVLLTVLGELWRLAPGSPTAS, via the coding sequence ATGGCCGGGACGAAAATCCAAGCAGCGGAGCACACCGTCGGCGACATCTTCACCGACGACTACCACTTCACGATCCCTCTTTATCAGCGCCCATACGCGTGGACGACCGACCAGGCGGGGGAGATGTTCGACGATCTTCTCGCCGCTTCTCGTGCCAAGGACTCGCTCACCGAAGCCGATCCCTACTTCCTCGGCAGCATCGTGCTGGTCAAGGCGGAAAAGCAAGCGTTGGCCGAGGTGGTCGACGGGCAGCAGCGTCTCACCACTCTCACGGTGTTGCTGAGTGTTCTCCGCGACTGTGTCTCGCCTCCCTACGCCGCATCACTGGAGAGCCGGATCTTCCAGAAGGGAGACCCGATCAAGCAGACCGCGGATCAACCTCGTCTCAGTCTTCGTGACCAGGACCAGGGGTTCTTCGAGAAGTACGTTCAGGAGCGAGAAGGAAACGCTCTGCTCGCGTCCTTGGTGGACGTGCGACCCGACAGCCGGGCACGCTTGGTCGAAAACGCGCTCCAGCTCAAGGCTCGGTTGAGCGAGCTGGAGATGGTGGAGCGCGAGCGGCTGGTCTCGTTCATCGACCAGCACACGTACTTGGTCGTGGTGTCGACTGCCGATTTCGAGTCGGCCTACCGCATCTTCTCAGTGCTCAACGAGCGCGGCTTGGATCTCACGCACACGGACATCCTTAAGGCGGAGATCATCGGCCGCATCGCGGAAGTCGACCAGGACGCCTACACCACTAAGTGGGCCCATGAGGAGGACGATCTCGGTCGCAACGACTTCGGCGATCTCTTCTCCCACATCCGCATGGTGTACGCGAAGACGAAGGCTCGTGAGTCGATTTTGAAGGAGTTCCGCGCGTCGGTCCTGCAGCGTGTACCGGATGGCAAGAAGTTCATCGACGACGTGCTGGTTCCGTACTCGGACGCCTTCGAGGCGGTCACGCGCGCGAGCTACGCCGGAGGACCCGATGCGGACGCGATCAACAGGCTGCTGGGCTGGCTGAAACAGCTGGACAACACCGACTGGATCCCTCCGGCCATCAGCTACTTCAGTCGCCCGACCGCCGATTCCGCAGAACTTCTTCGCTTCCTGATCGACCTCGAAAGACTCGCGGCGAGCATGCTCGTCCGCCGGGTGGACATCACTCGCCGGATCGAGCGTTACGGACGCGTCCTGGACTGGATGGAGAAGGAACGCGACCTCTACGCGGACGAGTCCCCGCTCCAGTTGTCCAATGACGAACGAGCGGCGACCGTCGAGAGGCTCAACGCCGAGATCTACACAGTCACACGGATTCGTCAGTACGTGTTGCTACGCCTCGATTCTGCGCTATCGGACGGCGGGAAGAGCTACGAACACTCCCCGCTGATCAGCGTGGAACACGTTTTACCCCAATCGCCCGCAGCAGACAGCACATGGACTACGGAGTTCACTCCGCGGGAGCGGTTGTATTGGGTTCACCGCCTGGCGAACCTCGTCCTGCTGTCGAGGCGGAAGAATTCCCAAGCCGGCAACCTCGAGTTCGAAGTGAAGAAGACCAAGTACTTCGAGAAGACGAGTTGGCCGCCGTTCGTCCTGACCGGACAGGTACTCGATAGTCCCGAGTGGACTCCCGCTGTCCTCGAGAGGCGTCAGGAGGTCCTGTTGACGGTCCTCGGCGAGCTCTGGCGGCTGGCCCCCGGTAGTCCCACGGCTTCCTAA